The genomic interval ACCAGTGTTTTATTGTGGGTCAGCACCAGGGTAGGGCGCTGTACCTGTTGAATCACATTAGCGACGGTGAAGGTTTTTCCCGATCCTGTTACCCCCAGTAATGTCTGGGCAGGCGCTCCATCCTGTAATCCTTCTACTAACTGTCGGATGGCTTCCGGTTGATCGCCTGCCGGGGCATATGGTGCATTTATCTTAAAGGGCATATTCTAAATTATAGCGTTATCAAATGTACAAATTAATAGACAGTGCTTTTTCATTTGAAAAATCTGGCTCACCTTTACGCACTTATTGAGACATATTAACCACCTCATGTATTATGCTTAAAAAACTCTACCATGTTATAATGGGTATGCTATTGCTGGTACCTATGTCAGGCTTTGCCTGGGGCGTTACCGGTCACCGTGTGGTAGCCGAGATCGCCAGCCGTCACTTAAGCCCTCAGGCCCGTAAGGCTATCTACGCTTTACTGGGACCTCAGAGCATGGCGATGGTGGCCAACTGGCCTGATTTTATCAAGTCGGATACTACACACAAGTATGATCATACTTCTCCCTGGCACTACCTCGATTTTCCTGCCAACTGTACACGCCAGCAATTTGATGAGGTAATAAAAGCACACAGCACCGGAGACAACCTATATGCACAAACTGAGGCCCTGATCAAAAAGCTGAAGGATCCGGCCACATCTAAAGAAGACAAAGTATTTGCGCTAACCTTCCTGATCCATATGATAGGAGATATGCATCAGCC from Chitinophaga filiformis carries:
- a CDS encoding S1/P1 nuclease, which codes for MLKKLYHVIMGMLLLVPMSGFAWGVTGHRVVAEIASRHLSPQARKAIYALLGPQSMAMVANWPDFIKSDTTHKYDHTSPWHYLDFPANCTRQQFDEVIKAHSTGDNLYAQTEALIKKLKDPATSKEDKVFALTFLIHMIGDMHQPLHAGRDEDQGGNKIQVMWFDKQTNLHRVWDEHLIEFQQLSYTEYTRALDTATAVTTKKIQAGTIADWIFESNQLSGKVYALTHANDKLSYRYNFWFVNDLNSQLLKGGLRLAAVLNQIYK